One stretch of Microplitis mediator isolate UGA2020A chromosome 9, iyMicMedi2.1, whole genome shotgun sequence DNA includes these proteins:
- the LOC130675071 gene encoding medium-chain acyl-CoA ligase ACSF2, mitochondrial, with translation MFLIKQYLRNKLHNSVSIIKYYTSIRLNSTENNIDSSSSYRFYPGKLPIIDITVGKLFEEACKEFKNRECVVSVHQNNIRLTYNQVLERADKLAAGLKKLNLKYGDRVGVWGPNDYQWLLAFIAISRAGLIMVGINPAYQQNELNYSLNKVQVNTVIAPDKFRTQDYGKMLINAKNACPSLKNIILWTDNSIKGTYRFSDIESLATNVEIEGIGATQNEISPYDGCNIQFTSGTTGFPKAPLISHRSFVNNGRQVVERAGLINNNSHHKACLNVPFFHAFGMIHGCMVGFNAGMTFVLESPIFNPKNSIETIVNEKCTIAYGTPTMWVNMLDMQEQLQARIPSLHLTTTGGAIVSPELMKKIRNTFKVDKATIIYGLTENTAVVFHTVPEDPHELTNYTVGRLHDHIEAKVVDENGQTVPIGTPGELWTRGYSTMIGYWNDPENTSKTINEAGWLKTGDKFILHANGYGEVVGRLKDIIIRGGENIFPKEIEGFLESHNDILEAQVFGVHDDVYGEEICACIRLKNNKKKITANDIKLYAKGKISHFKIPRYIHFVEEFPKTASGKIQKFKLKQFMETNGLVPASKGK, from the exons atgtttttaattaaacaatatttaAG aaataaattacataattctgtaagtataataaaatattatacatcaATAAGATTAAATAGTacagaaaataatattgattcatcatcatcatatcGTTTTTATCCTGGAAAATTACCTATTATTGATATCACGGTAGGAAAGTTATTTGAAGAGGCatgtaaagaatttaaaaatcgtgAATGTGTTGTATCAGttcatcaaaataatattCGCTTAACATACAATCAAGTACTTGAACGTGCGGATAAATTAGCAgcaggattaaaaaaattaaatttaaaatacggCGATCGTGTGGGCGTATGGGGTCCAAATGATTACCAATGGTTACTTGCATTTATCGCAATATCAAGAGCTGGTTTAATCATGGTTGGTATTAATCCAGCTTATCaacaaaatgaattaaattattctttaaataaaGTTCAAGTTAATACTGTCATCGCCCCTGATAAATTTCGTACACAAGACTAtggaaaaatgttaattaatgcaaaaaatGCATGTCCTTcattaaaaaacattattttatgGACAGACAATTCAATAaa AGGAACGTATAGGTTCTCAGATATTGAATCTCTTGCTACAAATGTTGAAATTGAGGGAATTGGAGCAACCCAAAATGAAATTTCACCTTATGACGGttgtaatattcaatttacTTCTGGCACTACAGGTTTTCCTAAGGCACCCTTAATATCACACAGATCTTTTGTTAATAACGGACGTCAG gtaGTAGAAAGAGCTggattgataaataataatagtcatCATAAAGCTTGTTTAAATGTACCATTTTTTCATGCATTTGGAATGATACATGGATGTATGGTTGGTTTTAACGCTGGTATGACATTTGTACTTGAATCCCCAATATTTAAtccaaaaaattcaattgaaacAATTGTTAATGAGAAATGTACTATTGCTTATGGAACTCCAACAATGTGG gtAAATATGTTGGATATGCAAGAACAATTACAAGCTCGAATTCCATCATTGCATTTAACAACAACTGGTGGTGCAATAGTATCACctgaattaatgaaaaaaattcgcaATACATTCAAAGTAGATAAAGCAACG ataatttatGGTCTTACGGAAAATACAGCAGTTGTTTTTCATACGGTACCTGAAGATCCACATGAATTAACTAACTACACTGTAGGACGTCTTCATGATCATATTGAAGCAaag gtAGTAGATGAAAATGGACAAACGGTACCTATTGGTACACCTGGAGAACTTTGGACTCGTGGTTACTCTACAATGATAGGATATTGGAATGATCCAGAAAATACATCAAAGACAATAAATGAAGCTGGTTGGTTGAAAACTGgcgataaatttatattacatgCCAATGGATATGGTGAAGTTGTTGGGAGATTAAAAGATATCATTATTCGTGGgggtgaaaatatttttccaaag GAAATTGAAGGATTTTTAGAATCACACAATGATATATTAGAAGCACAAGTATTTGGTGTACATGATGATGTTTATGGTGAAGAAATTTGTGCCTGcattcgtttaaaaaataataaaaaaaaaattactgccaatgacattaaattatatgctaAAGGTAAAATATCTCATTTTAAAATACCACGATATATTCATTTTGTTGAAGAATTTCCAAAAACTGCAAgtggaaaaattcaaaaattcaaattaaaacaatttatggAAACTAATGGACTTGTACCTGCATCTaaaggaaaataa